The following are encoded together in the Citrus sinensis cultivar Valencia sweet orange chromosome 1, DVS_A1.0, whole genome shotgun sequence genome:
- the LOC102621773 gene encoding uncharacterized protein LOC102621773 isoform X3, giving the protein MATKEKQKKRSLFPSFYKLSGIKNHHKPKSQPAVAVVSRSQPQQQSHSHASNLQNRQETEPAVLRSNNNLMLKNLGAFEQIENGGRRSVDGGGGVGGGGRGINNYAEARKSVSHVETNLGTNLASVISFLQVKVLACDMPGFMQVHAFRCARTTYDSLEKFSSKHIAFNIKREFDKVYGPAWHCIVGSGFGSYVTHSTGTLRKIFLKKN; this is encoded by the exons ATGGCTACAAAAGAAAAGCAGAAAAAGAGATCATTATTCCCGTCTTTCTACAAATTATCCGGCATTAAAAACCATCACAAGCCAAAATCCCAGCCAGCTGTTGCTGTTGTGTCACGGTCACAGCCACAGCAGCAGTCACATTCACATGCTAGTAACCTACAAAATCGTCAAGAAACTGAGCCAGCAGTGCTGCGATCAAACAATAATTTGATGTTAAAGAATCTGGGAGCTTTTGAACAAATCGAAAACGGCGGCCGAAGAAGTGTAGATGGAGGAGGAGGAGTaggaggaggaggaagagGGATTAATAATTATGCTGAGGCAAGGAAATCAGTGTCACACGTAGAAACCAATTTGGGAACAAACTTGGCTTCTGtgatttcatttcttcaagTGAAGGTCTTGGCGTGTGATATGCCGGGATTCATGCAGGTTCATGCCTTTCGCTGTGCAAGAACCACTTATGACAGCTTGGAGAAGTTCAGCTCCAAACACATTGCTTTTAACATTAAGAGG GAGTTCGATAAAGTGTATGGTCCGGCTTGGCATTGCATCGTGGGTTCAGGTTTCGGATCGTACGTGACTCATTCAACAG GTACGTtaaggaaaatttttttaaaaaaaaattga
- the LOC102621773 gene encoding uncharacterized protein LOC102621773 isoform X2, with translation MATKEKQKKRSLFPSFYKLSGIKNHHKPKSQPAVAVVSRSQPQQQSHSHASNLQNRQETEPAVLRSNNNLMLKNLGAFEQIENGGRRSVDGGGGVGGGGRGINNYAEARKSVSHVETNLGTNLASVISFLQVKVLACDMPGFMQVHAFRCARTTYDSLEKFSSKHIAFNIKREFDKVYGPAWHCIVGSGFGSYVTHSTVYDGEYSVNYQTMTSSR, from the exons ATGGCTACAAAAGAAAAGCAGAAAAAGAGATCATTATTCCCGTCTTTCTACAAATTATCCGGCATTAAAAACCATCACAAGCCAAAATCCCAGCCAGCTGTTGCTGTTGTGTCACGGTCACAGCCACAGCAGCAGTCACATTCACATGCTAGTAACCTACAAAATCGTCAAGAAACTGAGCCAGCAGTGCTGCGATCAAACAATAATTTGATGTTAAAGAATCTGGGAGCTTTTGAACAAATCGAAAACGGCGGCCGAAGAAGTGTAGATGGAGGAGGAGGAGTaggaggaggaggaagagGGATTAATAATTATGCTGAGGCAAGGAAATCAGTGTCACACGTAGAAACCAATTTGGGAACAAACTTGGCTTCTGtgatttcatttcttcaagTGAAGGTCTTGGCGTGTGATATGCCGGGATTCATGCAGGTTCATGCCTTTCGCTGTGCAAGAACCACTTATGACAGCTTGGAGAAGTTCAGCTCCAAACACATTGCTTTTAACATTAAGAGG GAGTTCGATAAAGTGTATGGTCCGGCTTGGCATTGCATCGTGGGTTCAGGTTTCGGATCGTACGTGACTCATTCAACAG
- the LOC102621773 gene encoding uncharacterized protein LOC102621773 isoform X1, producing the protein MATKEKQKKRSLFPSFYKLSGIKNHHKPKSQPAVAVVSRSQPQQQSHSHASNLQNRQETEPAVLRSNNNLMLKNLGAFEQIENGGRRSVDGGGGVGGGGRGINNYAEARKSVSHVETNLGTNLASVISFLQVKVLACDMPGFMQVHAFRCARTTYDSLEKFSSKHIAFNIKREFDKVYGPAWHCIVGSGFGSYVTHSTGCFLYFSMEKLYILVFQTKVQKALDSN; encoded by the exons ATGGCTACAAAAGAAAAGCAGAAAAAGAGATCATTATTCCCGTCTTTCTACAAATTATCCGGCATTAAAAACCATCACAAGCCAAAATCCCAGCCAGCTGTTGCTGTTGTGTCACGGTCACAGCCACAGCAGCAGTCACATTCACATGCTAGTAACCTACAAAATCGTCAAGAAACTGAGCCAGCAGTGCTGCGATCAAACAATAATTTGATGTTAAAGAATCTGGGAGCTTTTGAACAAATCGAAAACGGCGGCCGAAGAAGTGTAGATGGAGGAGGAGGAGTaggaggaggaggaagagGGATTAATAATTATGCTGAGGCAAGGAAATCAGTGTCACACGTAGAAACCAATTTGGGAACAAACTTGGCTTCTGtgatttcatttcttcaagTGAAGGTCTTGGCGTGTGATATGCCGGGATTCATGCAGGTTCATGCCTTTCGCTGTGCAAGAACCACTTATGACAGCTTGGAGAAGTTCAGCTCCAAACACATTGCTTTTAACATTAAGAGG GAGTTCGATAAAGTGTATGGTCCGGCTTGGCATTGCATCGTGGGTTCAGGTTTCGGATCGTACGTGACTCATTCAACAGGTTGTTTCCTCTATTTTTCAATGGAGAAATTGTACATTTTAGTGTTTCAAACTAAAGTTCAGAAAGCTCTAGACTCAAATTAA